Proteins encoded together in one Mycobacterium noviomagense window:
- the glgC gene encoding glucose-1-phosphate adenylyltransferase: protein MREAPDVLGIVLAGGEGKRLYPLTADRAKPAVPFGGAYRLIDFVLSNLVNARYLRICVLTQYKSHSLDRHISQNWRLSGLAGEYITPVPAQQRLGPRWYTGSADAIYQSMNLIYDEDPDYIVVFGADHVYRMDPEQMVQYHIDSGAGATVAGIRVPRAEASAFGCLDADDSGRIRSFVEKPTEPPGTPDDPESTFVSMGNYIFTTKVLIDAIRADAEDDHSDHDMGGDIIPRLVADGLAAVYDFSDNEVPGATDRDRGYWRDVGTLDAFYDAHMDLVSVHPVFNLYNKRWPIRGATENLAPAKFVNGGSAQESVVGAGSIISAASVRNSVLSSNVVVDDGAIVEGSVIMPGTRVGRGAVVRHAILDKNVVVGPGEMVGVDLEKDRERFAVSAGGVVAVGKGVWI, encoded by the coding sequence ATGAGGGAAGCGCCAGACGTGCTGGGCATCGTCCTGGCCGGGGGGGAGGGCAAGCGGCTTTACCCGTTAACCGCCGACCGGGCAAAGCCCGCGGTTCCCTTCGGCGGCGCTTATCGGCTGATCGACTTCGTGCTGTCCAATCTCGTCAACGCCCGCTATCTGCGGATCTGCGTTCTGACTCAGTACAAGTCGCATTCGCTCGACCGCCACATTTCGCAGAACTGGCGATTGAGCGGCCTGGCCGGTGAATACATCACTCCGGTGCCGGCCCAGCAGCGCCTGGGACCCCGCTGGTATACCGGCTCCGCTGACGCCATCTATCAGTCGATGAACCTCATCTACGACGAGGATCCCGACTACATAGTGGTTTTCGGCGCCGACCACGTCTACCGGATGGACCCCGAACAGATGGTCCAGTACCACATCGACAGCGGAGCAGGCGCGACGGTGGCCGGTATCCGGGTGCCGCGCGCGGAGGCCAGTGCGTTCGGCTGCCTGGACGCCGACGACTCCGGCCGAATCCGCAGCTTCGTGGAGAAGCCGACCGAACCGCCCGGCACACCTGACGACCCGGAATCCACGTTCGTGTCGATGGGCAACTACATCTTCACCACCAAGGTGCTCATCGACGCGATCCGTGCCGACGCCGAAGACGACCACTCCGACCACGACATGGGCGGCGACATCATCCCGCGTCTGGTGGCCGACGGATTAGCCGCGGTCTACGACTTCTCCGATAACGAGGTACCGGGCGCCACCGACCGCGACCGCGGCTACTGGCGTGACGTGGGAACGCTGGACGCCTTCTACGACGCGCACATGGATCTGGTCTCGGTGCATCCGGTGTTCAACCTGTACAACAAGCGCTGGCCGATCCGCGGTGCGACGGAAAACCTCGCGCCGGCGAAGTTCGTCAACGGCGGCTCCGCGCAGGAGTCGGTGGTCGGTGCGGGCAGCATCATCTCTGCGGCGTCGGTGCGCAATTCGGTCCTATCGTCGAACGTCGTCGTGGACGACGGTGCCATCGTCGAGGGCAGCGTGATCATGCCCGGTACCCGTGTGGGCCGCGGCGCCGTGGTGCGCCACGCGATCCTGGACAAGAACGTCGTCGTGGGGCCTGGCGAGATGGTCGGCGTCGACTTGGAAAAGGACCGGGAACGCTTCGCGGTCAGCGCCGGCGGAGTGGTTGCCGTCGGCAAAGGGGTGTGGATTTAG
- a CDS encoding TetR/AcrR family transcriptional regulator, with product MRSADLTAAARIRDAAIEQFGEHGFDVGVRRIAEAAGVSAALVIHHFGSKEGLRKACDDYVAEEIRSEKSEAMRSNDPATWFAQMAEIESYAPLMAYLVRSMQSGGELAKILWRRMIDNTEQYLEEGVRSGALKPSRDPKARAKYLAITGGGGFLLYLQMHETPTDLRAVLRDYARDMVLPALEVSTEGLMADRAMYDAFLAQAEAQAEAQADQGEANAE from the coding sequence ATGCGTTCAGCCGATCTGACTGCCGCCGCTCGGATTCGCGATGCGGCCATCGAGCAGTTCGGCGAGCACGGGTTTGACGTCGGAGTGCGCAGGATCGCCGAAGCGGCGGGGGTCAGCGCCGCGCTGGTGATTCACCACTTCGGCTCCAAGGAAGGCTTGCGCAAAGCGTGCGACGACTACGTCGCCGAGGAGATCCGCAGCGAGAAGTCCGAGGCGATGCGGTCCAACGACCCCGCCACCTGGTTTGCCCAGATGGCCGAGATCGAGTCCTACGCGCCGCTGATGGCCTACCTCGTGCGCAGCATGCAGTCCGGCGGAGAGCTGGCAAAAATATTGTGGCGCAGGATGATTGACAACACCGAGCAGTATCTGGAGGAGGGTGTGCGCTCCGGCGCGCTCAAGCCCAGCCGTGACCCCAAGGCCAGAGCCAAGTATCTGGCGATCACCGGCGGTGGCGGCTTTTTGTTGTATCTGCAGATGCACGAAACCCCGACGGATCTGCGGGCAGTGCTGCGCGACTACGCGCGAGACATGGTGCTGCCGGCCCTCGAGGTCTCTACCGAAGGCCTGATGGCCGACCGGGCCATGTATGACGCGTTCCTCGCCCAAGCCGAAGCACAAGCCGAAGCGCAAGCCGACCAAGGAGAAGCCAATGCCGAATGA
- a CDS encoding methyltransferase family protein: MKTVAKLVAFAVVGLLVLGLLLFVPAGTFDYWQAWVFLAVFVLATWMPSVRLLGTNPAALRRRMRGGPTAEPRPFQKVVMAFSLSSLFAMVVVSVLDHRWGWSSVPAAISMVGDILVVVGLGVAMLVVFQNSYAAATVRVEADQKLVSTGLYGLVRHPMYTANVIMMLGIPLALGSYWGLVFVVPGVVVLALRIRDEEQLLTKELAGYREYTQQVQYRLVPYVW; encoded by the coding sequence GTGAAAACCGTTGCAAAATTAGTGGCATTCGCGGTAGTTGGGCTCCTCGTCCTGGGATTGCTGCTGTTTGTGCCGGCCGGAACGTTCGATTACTGGCAGGCATGGGTTTTCCTGGCCGTGTTTGTCCTCGCGACTTGGATGCCGAGCGTCCGCTTGTTAGGTACGAACCCCGCGGCACTGCGGCGACGGATGCGTGGAGGGCCGACGGCAGAGCCCCGACCGTTCCAGAAGGTCGTCATGGCATTCTCGTTATCGTCGCTGTTCGCCATGGTCGTGGTCAGCGTCCTCGACCATCGTTGGGGCTGGTCGTCAGTACCGGCGGCAATCTCGATGGTCGGCGACATTCTGGTAGTGGTTGGGCTCGGTGTGGCGATGCTGGTCGTCTTTCAGAACAGCTATGCGGCCGCGACCGTGCGCGTCGAAGCCGACCAGAAACTGGTGTCGACTGGTCTTTACGGATTGGTGCGACACCCGATGTACACCGCGAACGTGATCATGATGCTGGGCATTCCGCTCGCGCTCGGGTCCTATTGGGGACTGGTTTTCGTCGTGCCCGGTGTGGTTGTGCTGGCACTTCGTATCCGAGACGAAGAACAACTGCTCACAAAAGAATTAGCCGGATACCGCGAATACACCCAGCAGGTGCAGTACCGGCTGGTGCCGTACGTGTGGTGA
- a CDS encoding O-methyltransferase: protein MASINYTSGQAVATSRAESLLAHAEGSISEDAILAAARDRATEIGAGAVTPAVGALLSLLAKLSGGKSVVEVGTGAGVSGLWLLSGMRDDGVLTTIDIEPEYQRIAKQAFAEAGIAPSRTRLISGRAQEVLTRLADESYDLVFIDADPLDQPEYVAEGMRLLRSGGVVVMHRAALGGRANDPAAHDVEVAAVREAARLIAENERLTPALIPLGDGLLAAVRD from the coding sequence ATGGCCAGCATCAACTACACCTCCGGCCAGGCCGTCGCGACAAGCCGGGCCGAATCGCTCCTGGCGCACGCCGAGGGATCGATCTCCGAGGATGCGATCCTGGCGGCGGCCCGAGACCGTGCGACGGAAATCGGGGCCGGCGCCGTGACACCGGCGGTCGGTGCACTGCTGAGCCTGCTGGCGAAGCTCAGCGGCGGGAAGTCCGTCGTGGAAGTGGGAACCGGTGCCGGGGTCAGCGGGCTTTGGCTGCTCTCGGGGATGCGCGACGACGGCGTCCTGACCACGATCGACATCGAGCCGGAATATCAGCGGATCGCCAAACAAGCGTTCGCCGAGGCCGGCATCGCGCCGTCGCGCACACGGCTGATCAGCGGGCGGGCCCAAGAAGTACTCACCCGGCTTGCCGATGAGTCCTACGACCTGGTGTTCATCGACGCCGATCCCCTCGACCAGCCGGAGTACGTTGCCGAGGGCATGCGGCTGCTGCGCTCGGGCGGAGTTGTGGTGATGCATCGGGCGGCGCTGGGCGGGCGGGCAAACGACCCTGCAGCACACGACGTTGAGGTGGCAGCCGTGCGTGAGGCGGCGCGACTGATCGCCGAAAACGAACGCCTTACTCCCGCATTGATACCGCTCGGCGATGGACTGCTGGCCGCTGTCCGCGACTGA
- a CDS encoding ABC transporter ATP-binding protein produces MPNDNYQSAIEIRGLTKNFGAVRALGGLDLTVREGEVHGFLGPNGAGKSTTIRILLGVVKADAGTACLLGGDPWSDAVELHRQIAYVPGDVTLWPNLTGGETIDLLARMRGDIDEKRRAELIERFDLDPRKKARTYSKGNRQKVSLISAFSSRARLLLLDEPSSGLDPLMEHVFQQCVREARDRGVTILLSSHILAETEAVCDRVTIIRAGKTVESGSLDDMRHLSRTSIKAEMIGDPGDLTRIKGVENVSVEGKTVRAHVDSESLAELIRVLGDAGVRSLVSQPPTLEELFLRHYGVDGQRDQSRQEVSA; encoded by the coding sequence ATGCCGAATGACAACTACCAGTCTGCAATCGAGATTCGTGGACTGACAAAGAATTTCGGTGCAGTCCGGGCACTGGGCGGGTTAGACCTCACAGTCCGCGAAGGCGAGGTGCACGGCTTCCTCGGCCCCAACGGGGCCGGCAAGTCGACGACCATCCGCATCCTGCTCGGCGTCGTGAAAGCCGACGCAGGCACAGCTTGCCTGCTGGGCGGCGACCCGTGGTCCGACGCTGTGGAGCTACATCGCCAGATCGCCTATGTGCCAGGCGATGTGACCCTGTGGCCGAACCTCACCGGCGGCGAGACCATCGACTTGCTGGCCCGCATGCGCGGCGACATCGACGAGAAGCGGCGTGCGGAGTTGATCGAACGCTTCGACCTCGACCCACGCAAGAAGGCCCGGACGTATTCGAAGGGCAATCGGCAGAAGGTCTCGCTGATATCGGCGTTTTCCTCGCGGGCACGACTGCTGCTGCTGGATGAGCCCAGCAGTGGCCTAGACCCGTTGATGGAGCATGTCTTTCAACAGTGCGTCCGCGAGGCGCGCGACCGGGGCGTGACGATACTGCTGTCAAGCCACATCCTGGCCGAAACCGAGGCGGTCTGCGATCGGGTGACCATCATCCGGGCCGGCAAGACCGTCGAGAGTGGCTCCCTGGACGACATGCGTCATCTCAGCCGCACCTCAATCAAAGCCGAAATGATCGGCGACCCAGGCGATCTCACCCGAATCAAGGGTGTCGAGAACGTCAGCGTCGAGGGCAAAACTGTGCGTGCCCACGTCGACAGCGAAAGCCTCGCCGAGCTGATCCGGGTTCTCGGCGACGCCGGTGTGCGCAGCCTGGTCAGCCAGCCACCGACGCTGGAAGAACTCTTCCTGCGCCACTACGGCGTCGACGGCCAACGCGACCAGAGCAGGCAGGAGGTATCGGCATGA
- a CDS encoding ABC transporter permease, whose translation MSTTTLDRPSRPAHHAPPTRTSNFSGTLGLLRLYLRRDRIVLPLWVLLLSVPLATVYVGGIEKVYPDQAARAAFAASIMASPAQRALYGQIYADNLGAVGIWKAGMFHMLIAVAVILTVIRHTRADEETGRAELLDSTSVGRYASLTAAVLLSSGASVATGAIGAAGLLSTDVPSGGSLAFGAALAASGLVFTAVAALAAQLSPSARFTRSAAFAVLAVAFSLRAVGDAGSGTLSWLSPLGWSLQVRPYAGDRWWVLSLHALTVLALTVVAYLLLARRDVGAGLIAERPGPGKAGWSLRGVAGLAWRLDRGAVVIWTVGLCLYGVLIGSIVHGIGEEIGNSAARDIVVRMGGTGAVEQAFLAVAFSMLGMAAAAFAVSLSLRLHQEETAARAETILAGAVGRIRWAATHLTIAIGGPAAAMLLAGVTAGLSYGVAAGDVAGKLATVVGTAAVQLPAVCLLAAVTAALFGLVPRFTPVVWGVLVGFVAVYLIGSLSGAPQWVLDFEPFAHIPRVGGGDFSAVPLLWLSALGTALIVVGVAAFRRRDLRS comes from the coding sequence ATGAGCACCACAACGCTGGACCGGCCGTCCCGGCCCGCCCACCACGCGCCGCCGACGCGAACGTCGAACTTCTCCGGAACCCTTGGGCTGCTGCGTTTGTACCTGCGCCGCGACCGCATCGTGCTGCCGCTGTGGGTGCTGCTGCTGTCGGTGCCGTTGGCGACCGTCTACGTCGGCGGCATCGAGAAGGTGTATCCGGATCAGGCCGCCCGGGCTGCGTTTGCGGCGTCGATCATGGCCAGCCCGGCCCAGCGAGCACTCTACGGGCAGATCTATGCGGACAACCTCGGCGCCGTCGGGATCTGGAAAGCCGGGATGTTCCACATGCTCATCGCTGTCGCGGTGATTCTCACGGTGATTCGCCATACCCGCGCCGACGAGGAGACTGGCCGTGCCGAGTTGCTCGACTCGACGTCGGTCGGCCGATACGCCAGCTTGACGGCTGCCGTGCTGTTGTCGTCCGGGGCGTCGGTTGCCACCGGTGCGATCGGTGCCGCCGGCCTGCTGAGCACCGACGTTCCCTCCGGCGGATCGCTTGCGTTCGGTGCGGCGCTGGCGGCATCCGGTTTGGTGTTCACCGCGGTGGCCGCCTTGGCGGCGCAACTGTCGCCCAGCGCCCGGTTCACCCGCAGCGCGGCCTTCGCAGTGCTGGCGGTCGCGTTTTCGCTGCGCGCCGTCGGTGACGCCGGCTCGGGTACCTTGTCGTGGCTGTCACCGCTGGGGTGGTCGTTGCAAGTTCGCCCATATGCCGGGGACCGCTGGTGGGTGCTGTCTTTGCATGCGCTGACGGTCCTGGCGCTGACCGTCGTGGCCTACCTGTTGTTGGCGCGACGCGACGTCGGAGCCGGATTGATCGCCGAACGCCCCGGGCCGGGAAAGGCGGGCTGGTCGCTGCGCGGGGTGGCTGGCCTCGCATGGCGGCTGGATCGCGGTGCGGTGGTGATCTGGACCGTCGGGCTGTGTCTGTACGGCGTGCTGATCGGCAGCATCGTGCACGGCATCGGCGAGGAGATCGGCAATTCGGCTGCCCGTGACATCGTCGTGCGGATGGGCGGCACCGGCGCCGTTGAGCAGGCTTTCCTCGCGGTGGCGTTCAGCATGCTGGGGATGGCGGCGGCCGCGTTTGCGGTCTCGCTGAGCCTGCGCCTACACCAAGAGGAGACCGCCGCACGTGCCGAGACGATACTGGCTGGCGCTGTCGGTCGGATCCGTTGGGCAGCAACTCATTTGACGATAGCCATCGGCGGTCCGGCGGCTGCCATGCTGCTTGCCGGGGTGACGGCCGGCCTCAGCTACGGCGTCGCGGCCGGTGACGTGGCCGGCAAACTGGCCACGGTCGTCGGCACTGCGGCGGTACAGCTGCCTGCCGTGTGCCTGCTCGCGGCCGTTACGGCCGCGTTGTTCGGTCTTGTGCCCCGGTTCACTCCGGTGGTCTGGGGGGTGCTGGTCGGGTTCGTCGCGGTGTATCTGATCGGTTCATTGTCGGGTGCCCCCCAGTGGGTGCTGGACTTCGAACCGTTCGCGCACATCCCGCGGGTGGGCGGCGGTGACTTCAGCGCCGTTCCGCTGTTATGGCTGTCGGCGCTCGGGACGGCGCTGATCGTGGTGGGAGTTGCGGCTTTCCGGCGACGAGATCTGCGCTCGTAG